The Thermodesulfobacterium sp. TA1 sequence GGTCTTTTAGCTGAAAAAACATCTCTTGAGGAAAGAAAACACCTGCCTGGTTTAGCAGGTTATTATCAGTAAAAAGTCTTAAAAGTTTTTTTATGGTTTCACTCAACAAAACCCTTTCGGGAAGATTAGCCTCTAATCCTAAAAGGCGAATTAAAAGATTTAATTTTTCTGGTTTTTTTAAAGATATAGAATTTCCAGAAAATAAGGCTTTTTCTATTTTAAACAGATATCCTTTAAGCTTAAAAAGATGTAAACCGTAGTCCTTAACCAGACTTAACCCTAAGTCTTTTAACTGTTCCTTAGCGTCTAACAAGGTATACCTCGGCTAAAAAAATTTTAAAGTTATTATAACATATCTATACCAAAAGACTATAAAAAATCGAGATTTTACTAAAACTGAACTTCTGATGGAAGTCCTTTTATGGCTTTAGCCGCCTCTAAGGTATTTTTCATCAGCATGGTAATCGTCATCGGACCAACTCCTCCAGGAACCGGGGTAATCAAAGAGGCTTTTTGTTTAACCGTTTCAAAGTCTACATCTCCGCAAAGGATAGGTTTGCCTTCAGGAGAAGTTCCGATCCTATTAACCCCTACATCTATCACCACCACCCCTTCTTTTACCATGTCTGCTGTAATAAACCTTGGTCTACCGGCTGCTACTATCAGGATGTCTGCTCTTCTGGTATGAAAAACAAGGTCTTTAGTAGCGGTATGACAAACCGTAACCGTTGCATTACCTACAGGTTTAAGCTTTTGCATAAGAAGTATGGCTAAAGGTTTACCTACGATGTTACTTCTTCCGATGATAACCACCTCTTTACCCTCTACCTCTACTCCAGCTTCTTTTAAAAGAAGCAAAATACCGTAAGGTGTGCAAGGAATAAACGTAGGACTACCCATAACCAACCTTCCTAAGTTAAAAGGATGAAAACCGTCTACGTCTTTCTCAGGGTTTATGGTGCAAATTACCTTTTTTTCGTCTATATGCTTAGGGAGGGGAAGCTGAACCAAAATACCATGGATGTTTGGGTCTTGGTTATAGCGCTCTATAAGGGCTAATAGTTCTTTTTCTGAAATGTCTCTTGGAAGGGTTTCTTGCACTGAATAAAAACTTAATTCTTTAGCTAATCTTTGTTTAGCGGTAACATAAGAAACTGAAGCTGGATTGTCTCCTACCAAAATAGTAACCAAACCTGGAGTTATTTTATGTTTTTCTTTTAACTCTTCTACCTCTTTTTTAATTTGTTCTCTTATTTTTTTTGCTACTTCTGTCCCTTTTAAAATTTTAGCCTCCATAGTCTTTAACCCCTTTATTCAATTCCTATAATTTTTCCTGTTTTTAAATCAACCTCTATCTTACGAAACCTTGGATTGGAAACCGTTCCAGGCATAAGGTTTATCTCACCAGAAATAGGAACTATTAACCTTGCCCCTCTAAAAACCATGATATCTCTCACGTTAAAAACCCAATCTTTAGGAACCCCTCTTAATTTAGGATTGTCTGAAAGTGAAAGACTGGTTTTAGCCATACAAACAAAAAGCTCTGAAAGGTCTTCGTTTTTAAGTTGGTTTAGTTTTTGTTCGGCTAAGGGAGAAAAGCATACCTCTTTTGCTCCATATATTTCTTTCGCGATTTTCTCTATTTTAGCCTGCAAAGTTTCTTTGCTTTCATAAAGAAAAGAAAAATTGTTTGGGGTTTCGCAGGCCTCTATCACTGCCTCAGCCAGTTCAAGGGCTCCTTCTCCTCCTTTTAACCAGTGGTCTGAACAAACCGCAACCACTCCCATTTCTTGGCAAAATCTTTTAACCACCTCTATTTCTTCTTTAAAATCATAGGTAAACCGATTGATACAAACTACAGGTTTTATACCGCTTTTTTGGATGATGTTTATACAGTGGGATAAAAGCTCACATCCTTTTTCTACTAAGTCTGGTCTTAAAGATTGATACTCTTGGGGAAGAGGTTTATTTTTTTGAGGTATAGGTGCTCCTCCGTGGTATTTTAAAGCCCTTAAAGTAACTACCAATACCACAGCCTGAGGAGAAAGACCAGATAACCTACATTTAATATTCCAAAACTTTTCATACCCTATTTCTGCCCCAAAACCCGATTCAGTTATATGATAGTCTGAGAGTTTTAATCCTAAATAGTCTGCGATGATAGAAGATTGTCCTAAAGCTATGTTGGCAAAAGGCCCGGTGTGGATAAAAACAGGTTGACCTTCCATCGTTTGAGCAAGGGTGGGATTTATAGCCTCTACCAACCAAGCTGTCATCGCTCCTGCTACTTCCAAGTCTTCAGCGGTGATAGGTTTTCCCTTTTTATCATAAGCTAACACTATATTGCCTACCCTTTGTCTTAAATCTTTTAAATCTTTAACAATAGAAAGAATGGCCATCAGTTCTGAAGCAGGTGCTATCCAAAACTTACTTTCCATCAAAACGCCATCTTTTTTTTCACCAAGACCTATCAGCACCTTTCTTAAAGCCTGGGCACAAAAGTCTATTATCCAGGGAAACTCTACTCTTTTTGGGTCTATGTTAAGTCTTTTGAGCCCTATTTTTGCAAACTCTTCATCTGAATACATCTCTTCGTAGTGGAGCCTTGAGGTAAGGGCTACCATGCCAAGGTTATGGGCGTTCATCACGGCGTTTATATCTCCGGTGAGCCCAAAAGAAATTTTTTCTAAAGGTATTACTTGAGATAAACCACCTCCAGTCCCTCCTCCTTTAAGGTTAAACGTAGGACCTGAAGAAGGCTGTCTAATAGCACCACTTACTTTTTTTCCTTTTTTAGCCAAACCCTGGATAAGACCTATGGTGGTAGTAGTTTTACCTTCTCCAAAAGGAGTGGGAACTATAGCCGTAACGTTTATATACTTACCATTAGGCTTGTTTTTTAACCTTTTCATTACTTTAGCATAATCAACCTTAGCCAGATAGTAGCCATAAGGGATAAGCTCTTCTGGTAAGATCCCAGCCTCTTCTGCAAGTTCAAAAACTTTTTTCATTTGTTTCTCAGCTTGATAGGCTATCTCCCAGGTAGACATCTTCGTTGGGTCTGTTTTTCTTTTCATAAAAACCTCTTATTTCCTGTCTTTAGCCTATATGTTTTATAACAAAAACCTGATTTCGTCAATCTAAAAATAAAACATTATATCCCTTTTAATCCTTTTATTGTGTAAAAACTTCTTGAAGCGCTCGGTTTTTAAAGCTTTAAAAATAAGAAAAGAAAATAAACTCCCTTAAAAGGGCAACCCAATCTCTTAACAGTGCTTTTTGTGGATAAAATTTAGATATGTGTTATTATTATTCTTAATTAATTTTTTTTTAAACATGAGGTCTGGAAATGCTAAAACATGCGGTTTGGATATTGCTTTTTATTATTTTATTTTTAGGAGGATTTTGGATGGAGGCTACAGCTAAGAACTCTGATTACATAGTAAATAAAGTGGTAGAAAAAAAATTAAAAAACGGGCTTACTGTTCTTTTTTATCCTTATGACCGGGAAGACGTGGTTACGGTTAAGCTTTGTGTTAAGGTGGGAAGTGCTTACGAAAACGAAAAACAAGCAGGGCTTACCCATCTGATAGAACATATGATTTTCAAAGGCACTGAGACCAAAAAACCTGAAGATATCGTGGGAACGATAGAGGCTCTTGGTGGTTACATGAATGCCTTTACCTCTTTTGATTATACTTGTTATTATGCTACCGGTCCAGCCAAGATTTTAGAAAATTCCTTAGACATCCTTTCTGATGTGGTTTTTCATCCCTTTTTTGACCCCAAAGAGTTAGAAAGGGAAAAAGAAGTAGTGATTGAAGAAATGAAGATGAGGCTTGATAACCCTCATGTGGTGTTGTGGGAAGAGGTGATGAAGGCCTCTTATCAGAAATATCCTTATAGGAGGCCTATCATTGGTTATGAGGAAACGGTAAGGTCCTTTAAAAGAGAAGACCTTTTGTCCTTTGTTAACCAGTTTTATACTCCCGAAAACATGGTTCTTTCAGTTATAGGAAAGGTGAACCAAGACCGTTTATTTGCCTTAGTAGACAAATATTTTACCAACCTTCCTAAAAGGACGCTTAAAAAGGTTAAGTTTCCTAAGGAACCTTTTACAGAAAAACCAAGGCTTGTATGGGTAGAAAGACCGGTAAAAGAGGGTTATTTTGCTTTAACCTTTCCTGGGGCTTCGTTTAAGGATGAAGACGCACCTATTTTAGAACTTTTGGCAGAAGTTTTAGGAGGAGGAGAGTCTTCCAGGCTTTATGTGAGGTTAAAAAGAGACCTAAACTTAGTAAAAACTATTTCTATGTCTGCCTTTACCCCTGCTGGACCAGGGTTGATAGAAATCTTTGGAACGGCAGACCCAGAAAAGTTTAAAGAGGTTCTTTCTCAATTAATAACAGAACTGGAAGAAATCAAAGATTTTGGAGTTACTGAAGAGGAATTAAAAAAGGCCAAGGTAAAACTCCTTTCTGACTTTGTGTTTGACGCAGAAACTTCTGAGGGCCTTTCAAGCACCCTTTCTGCTTTTCAATTAAACAGAGGAACCTATAAGGATATCCTGTGGTATAAAAAGAAAATAGACGAGGCAACCGTTGAAGACCTAAAAGAAGCAGCTAAAAAATATTTTGACTTTAACAAAATGGTAGGTGGTTTCCTTTCTGAAAAAAGGCTTTTTACTGAAGAATACCTTAAAAACCTTATCTCCGTAAAAAAAGAAAAAACCATAAAGAGTTTTAGTTTAGAAAATGGGCTTAAGGTGTTTATCTATCCAAGAAAAGACCTACCTACTATAGGTATAACCTTAGCCTTTCCAGGAGGTTTAAGGTTTGAAACCCCTCAAACCAACGGACTTTTTCAGGCCTTAACCCTTATTTGGACAAGAGGCACCCAAAAATATAGTGCAGAAGAAATAAACTTTAAGCTTGAATCCTTAGGTGCCAGTATAAAAGGGTTTTCTGGTAGAAACACCTTTGGAATAAAAGCCCTTTCTCTTTCTTCTAACCTTGAGGAAACCTTAGAGCTTTTTAAAGAAATTTTACTTTATCCTACTTTTAAACCAGAGGAATGTGAAAAAGCCAGACCTGAACTTATTTCTATGCTTCTTATGCAAGAAGACAGTCCTATTAGCTTGGCAGTAACTCAATTTTTAAAAATCCTTTTTTCTGACCATCCTTATGGTTTAAATATAGCTGGAGACCAAAGGTTTTATCAATCTTTTAACTCAGAAGACCTAAAACAGGCTTATCAAAGGTTTGTCAATCCAAATAAAGGGGTATTAACCATAGTAGGGGACGTAGACCCCTTTATCTTAAAGCAAAAACTTGAGACTATTTTAAAGGATTGGAAACCCTTTTCTGCTCCTTTTTCCGAAGAAGAAGAACCTAAACTACCTTCTCAAAGGTTTCAAAAAATTAAAAAAGAGACCTTCCAAAACCAAATTTTACTTGGTTTTCAAACCCCTGGACTGACCTCTAAAGAAAAGCTGGTTTTAGAGGTTTTAAGCAGTGCCCTTTCAGGGCAAGACGGAAGGCTTTTTAGAATTTTAAGAGATGAACGCGCTCTTGCCTACAGCGTAACCTCTTTTACGGTTTTTTATCCTAAAAAATCTGCCTTTGTGCTTTATATAGGTTGCTCTCCTGAAAAAGAAGAAGCAGCCATAGCAGGATTTTGGGAAATATTAGAAGAAATTTCTCAAAATGGTCTAACCCAAGAAGAAATAGAAAGAGCCAAAAACAGGCTCTTAGGTAAACTCAAACTTGGATTACAAAGCAACCTTTCTAAGGCTGAGGATATGGCAGTAAACGAGGTTTTAAACCTTGGGTGGGACTATAGCCAAAAATACGAAACCATGTTAAAATCTCTTAAACAAGAGGATATAAAGAATTTTATAAAAACTTATTTGCAAAAGGATAAAGCTGTGCTTTTTATTTTAGGAAAATAACCTTTTTAAAGTTATAAATGGAAATTAGCTTTATTACCGAAAACGAAGAAGAGACTATAGAATTAGCCCGAAGGCTATCTAAGGTCTTAAAGCCTGGGGACTTAATCCTTCTTTATGGAGACCTTGGGTGCGGGAAAACTACCTTCGTAAAAGGTATTACAGAAGGTTTATTGGTAGACCCAGACATTTACGTAACCAGTCCAACCTTTTCTTTGATTAATGTATACGAAGGAAAATATACCATTTATCATGTAGACCTTTATCGTTTAGACCACATAGAATTAGAAGAGTTAGGCCTACATGAATTTTTAAACGAAGGTATAGTAATCATAGAATGGGCTGACCGTCTCACCGAACCTTTAAAAGAAGATTTTTTAGAGGTGTATTTTGAATATTTGGACCTTTCTAAAAGAAAGCTCACTTTTATCGGTTATGGAGAATGGCAAGACCTCCTAATAGAACTGGATAAGGATGGGTTATCAACTTAACCGCAAAACGTTTTAACAAGAACTCCATTTTAAGGTTTTTAAAATAACCTGTTAAAAACTTATCTAAAAAGTTTTTTTGGTTAAAAAAATCCTTTAGTCCTAAAACCAAACCACCTGAAAGATAAATACCTCCTTCTGGCAAAAAAGTCAGGGCTAACTCCGAAGTTTTTCTTCCTAAAAGCTCTAACATGATTTCTACGATTTTAATTCCTTTTTGGTCTCCTTTTTTAGCAAGCGTAAAAATTTCTTCAGGAGATAACCTTTGCTTAAAATAAAAATCATACCAAAGAGAAACCCCTTTCCCTGAAAGGGCTTTTTCCCAACAAACCTCCTCTTGCTGCTGTTCTAAGTAGCTTAGAAAAAGAAACTCCTCTTTTTTTAAAGCACAAAAAGGTATGTGCCCGTTTTCTGAAGGTAAAACCTTATCTTTTTCTATCAACACCGAAACCCCAAGACCTGTCCCAGGGGCTAAAAAAACCTTAGGAAACCTTTTTTTGGTTTTTCCTTTTTTTAAGGTTTTAAAATCTTTGGGGGATAAAAAAGAAGACCCAAGCGCCAAACCATGAAGGTCGTTTACTAAAAAAATTTCCTTAAAATCAAACTTTTTCTTGAGTTCTTCTGAGGATACCTGCCAGCCTAAGTTGGTAAGCTTGGCTTTACCTTCAACAACCGGTCCGGCAACCGCTAAATATGCCTTTTCAATAGGAAAATCAACCCTAATCTCTGTTAAATATTCTTTAATCAGGCTGGAAAGGTTTTTGTATCCTTTAGTTCGATAAATCTTTAGTTGATAAAATCTTTTACCTTTTAAAACGGCAAGTCTTGAGTTTGTGCCCCCTATGTCAGCTAATAACATTTTAAGATAAAAAAATATAATAATTCCTCGGGCATACTACCCGAGGAACCTAAGTTAAAACTTACTATTTTTGAGTTTTCTTTAGGTTTTCGTAGTAAACGTTAAACTTTTCTATCAGCTTCTCTGTATAATCAACCTTAGGTGAAATATAGTATATCCCAGGTTGATTTTTTTCTAAAACCAGGTCTATCCCTTCTTTTTGAACAAACTCTTTAAGCACCTTTTCTAACTCTTTAAAGACTGGATCAAGAAGTTGTTTTTCATATTCTTGCATCTCATACTGGGCGTCTTCCTGAAGACTTTTGAGTTCTCTTAGCAACTTTTGATATTCAGCCTGTTTTTTTTCTCTGGCCTCTTGCGAAAGAAGAGAGCCCTTCTTTTCAAGCTCTTCTTTCATGGCATCTATTTCTTTAGCCTTGGCTTGAACTTTTAAAGATAGCTCCTCATATTTTTTCTGAAGTTTTTGAATGACTTCTTCTCCATATTTAGATTTATTAACTACCTTTTTAATATCTATAACCCCTATCTTTAAAGATGTTTCAGCCTTTACCTCTTTAAAAAATCCAAAAAACAAAAAAACAACAAAAAAAATCCAAAACACCCTTCTTTCCATAAATACCTCCTTTTATTTTACTTATTCGATGATAACAAAATCAACTCTTCTGTTTATAGACCAACAGGTCTCATTAGAACATTTAGCTAAAGGCCTTTCCTCTCCAAAACTTATGGTACTAATTCTTTCTTCGTCTATCCCTAATTTAATCAAAACCTTTTTTACCTCTTGAGCTCTTTTAGCCCCAAGTGCCATATTATATTCGTTAGTACCTCTTTCATCACAATTTCCTTGTAGTTCAACCTTTAGGTTTTTATGCTGAAGAAGATATTTAACGTTATGCTTTATAGGGTCCCACATGTCTTCTTTTATAGAGTAGTCATCATAATCAAAAAAAATCGCTTTAAGAGGTAGAGTGCTTCTTCCATACAACATCCACCTTTCCCAATCCTCTTTTTCACAACCTTTTTCTTCTTCAGAAGAAAAAGGTTGTTCTTCTTCAGAAGAAACTTTTTTTTTATCAATCTCTACCTGATTTTGAGGTTGAGAAGTTGGAGAAGGTTGAACGACAGGAATTTCCGTACCTCCAACTATAGGAGGAACCTCTTTTTTAGCACAACTAACCAATAAAAAAAGAGTCAATATTAAAAATCCCCATAATTTCACGGCATCCTCCTATTCCCAGCAATAACCTACTATGTCTAACTCTAATAAAAAATCACCCAATAAAAACTCTAATTGTTTTCTAATATATCTCGTTATTTCATAAAGTAAAGTTAGCTCATCGTTTAGAATCTGGGTTATTAAGGTATAATCAGCGTGAGAAAGTTTATTTAGCAAACGACGACAAAAATAATCCCTACATATAAAAGGCCTGGCAAAGATTTTACATCCTGTAGGTCCTACAAAAAAGCATTTAAGTGGAATCTCCCTATCTTTAGGAATAGGTTTTTCTAAGAAAAGATTTAAAAGTAAAATATTTATCGTAACCTCTGCTTCAATACCAGCTTTACAACAACCTTTTTTGTCTATCACCGAACAAACATAACATTCGTTAAAAGTTTCTAAGTTTAACATCGTTTGATTAGAAAGATTTACTGCTTTTTCATATCTTTTTAAATAATCTAAAAACTTATCATCTCGATAAAAATAATCTTTCCA is a genomic window containing:
- a CDS encoding ROK family protein, whose protein sequence is MLLADIGGTNSRLAVLKGKRFYQLKIYRTKGYKNLSSLIKEYLTEIRVDFPIEKAYLAVAGPVVEGKAKLTNLGWQVSSEELKKKFDFKEIFLVNDLHGLALGSSFLSPKDFKTLKKGKTKKRFPKVFLAPGTGLGVSVLIEKDKVLPSENGHIPFCALKKEEFLFLSYLEQQQEEVCWEKALSGKGVSLWYDFYFKQRLSPEEIFTLAKKGDQKGIKIVEIMLELLGRKTSELALTFLPEGGIYLSGGLVLGLKDFFNQKNFLDKFLTGYFKNLKMEFLLKRFAVKLITHPYPVLLGGLAILHNR
- a CDS encoding OmpH family outer membrane protein, encoding MERRVFWIFFVVFLFFGFFKEVKAETSLKIGVIDIKKVVNKSKYGEEVIQKLQKKYEELSLKVQAKAKEIDAMKEELEKKGSLLSQEAREKKQAEYQKLLRELKSLQEDAQYEMQEYEKQLLDPVFKELEKVLKEFVQKEGIDLVLEKNQPGIYYISPKVDYTEKLIEKFNVYYENLKKTQK
- a CDS encoding formate--tetrahydrofolate ligase, which codes for MKRKTDPTKMSTWEIAYQAEKQMKKVFELAEEAGILPEELIPYGYYLAKVDYAKVMKRLKNKPNGKYINVTAIVPTPFGEGKTTTTIGLIQGLAKKGKKVSGAIRQPSSGPTFNLKGGGTGGGLSQVIPLEKISFGLTGDINAVMNAHNLGMVALTSRLHYEEMYSDEEFAKIGLKRLNIDPKRVEFPWIIDFCAQALRKVLIGLGEKKDGVLMESKFWIAPASELMAILSIVKDLKDLRQRVGNIVLAYDKKGKPITAEDLEVAGAMTAWLVEAINPTLAQTMEGQPVFIHTGPFANIALGQSSIIADYLGLKLSDYHITESGFGAEIGYEKFWNIKCRLSGLSPQAVVLVVTLRALKYHGGAPIPQKNKPLPQEYQSLRPDLVEKGCELLSHCINIIQKSGIKPVVCINRFTYDFKEEIEVVKRFCQEMGVVAVCSDHWLKGGEGALELAEAVIEACETPNNFSFLYESKETLQAKIEKIAKEIYGAKEVCFSPLAEQKLNQLKNEDLSELFVCMAKTSLSLSDNPKLRGVPKDWVFNVRDIMVFRGARLIVPISGEINLMPGTVSNPRFRKIEVDLKTGKIIGIE
- a CDS encoding pitrilysin family protein; this translates as MEATAKNSDYIVNKVVEKKLKNGLTVLFYPYDREDVVTVKLCVKVGSAYENEKQAGLTHLIEHMIFKGTETKKPEDIVGTIEALGGYMNAFTSFDYTCYYATGPAKILENSLDILSDVVFHPFFDPKELEREKEVVIEEMKMRLDNPHVVLWEEVMKASYQKYPYRRPIIGYEETVRSFKREDLLSFVNQFYTPENMVLSVIGKVNQDRLFALVDKYFTNLPKRTLKKVKFPKEPFTEKPRLVWVERPVKEGYFALTFPGASFKDEDAPILELLAEVLGGGESSRLYVRLKRDLNLVKTISMSAFTPAGPGLIEIFGTADPEKFKEVLSQLITELEEIKDFGVTEEELKKAKVKLLSDFVFDAETSEGLSSTLSAFQLNRGTYKDILWYKKKIDEATVEDLKEAAKKYFDFNKMVGGFLSEKRLFTEEYLKNLISVKKEKTIKSFSLENGLKVFIYPRKDLPTIGITLAFPGGLRFETPQTNGLFQALTLIWTRGTQKYSAEEINFKLESLGASIKGFSGRNTFGIKALSLSSNLEETLELFKEILLYPTFKPEECEKARPELISMLLMQEDSPISLAVTQFLKILFSDHPYGLNIAGDQRFYQSFNSEDLKQAYQRFVNPNKGVLTIVGDVDPFILKQKLETILKDWKPFSAPFSEEEEPKLPSQRFQKIKKETFQNQILLGFQTPGLTSKEKLVLEVLSSALSGQDGRLFRILRDERALAYSVTSFTVFYPKKSAFVLYIGCSPEKEEAAIAGFWEILEEISQNGLTQEEIERAKNRLLGKLKLGLQSNLSKAEDMAVNEVLNLGWDYSQKYETMLKSLKQEDIKNFIKTYLQKDKAVLFILGK
- the tsaE gene encoding tRNA (adenosine(37)-N6)-threonylcarbamoyltransferase complex ATPase subunit type 1 TsaE, giving the protein MEISFITENEEETIELARRLSKVLKPGDLILLYGDLGCGKTTFVKGITEGLLVDPDIYVTSPTFSLINVYEGKYTIYHVDLYRLDHIELEELGLHEFLNEGIVIIEWADRLTEPLKEDFLEVYFEYLDLSKRKLTFIGYGEWQDLLIELDKDGLST
- the folD gene encoding bifunctional methylenetetrahydrofolate dehydrogenase/methenyltetrahydrofolate cyclohydrolase FolD, which gives rise to MEAKILKGTEVAKKIREQIKKEVEELKEKHKITPGLVTILVGDNPASVSYVTAKQRLAKELSFYSVQETLPRDISEKELLALIERYNQDPNIHGILVQLPLPKHIDEKKVICTINPEKDVDGFHPFNLGRLVMGSPTFIPCTPYGILLLLKEAGVEVEGKEVVIIGRSNIVGKPLAILLMQKLKPVGNATVTVCHTATKDLVFHTRRADILIVAAGRPRFITADMVKEGVVVIDVGVNRIGTSPEGKPILCGDVDFETVKQKASLITPVPGGVGPMTITMLMKNTLEAAKAIKGLPSEVQF
- the pal gene encoding peptidoglycan-associated lipoprotein Pal, whose protein sequence is MKLWGFLILTLFLLVSCAKKEVPPIVGGTEIPVVQPSPTSQPQNQVEIDKKKVSSEEEQPFSSEEEKGCEKEDWERWMLYGRSTLPLKAIFFDYDDYSIKEDMWDPIKHNVKYLLQHKNLKVELQGNCDERGTNEYNMALGAKRAQEVKKVLIKLGIDEERISTISFGEERPLAKCSNETCWSINRRVDFVIIE